In the bacterium genome, AAAATAATGTATTTGATAATTTCAGGTGGGAGAGTGTTTGTTAAATCTTTGACGCTGACCACATTTCCTTTTGAAGATGATATTTTCCCCTTGACTCCTTTAAGATAGATAAGATCATAAGGTATGCCAAGGGGAACTTCTTTTTGAAAAATCTCTTTCATTAGAACTTTGGCTGTATCATAAGAGCTGCCAACAGAGGCGTGTTCCTTGCCAAATGGTTCAGCGCTAGTATTGAAATACTGCCACCAAGCCAGCCAATGGAGTCGCCACATTAGTTTTCCTCCGCCAGAGGTATAGTTTGTTTTGCCTTTAAAGCCGCATTTGTGACAGAGTATTTGCACTTTTTTTTGGGCAAAATCTGTTTTTACCACCTCTGTATCTACAAGGCTATGGCATTTGGGGCATAATGGTTTAAAAGGCGAAAAATTTTTTTGGATTTTAGTTTTGGCTACTTTCTTGAGAATTTCAGCTATTTTTTCCTTATTTTTAAGAGCGGTTTCAATATAAGGATCAAAAGCGCCTTTTTTGTAAAGTTCAGAGGCACGAAAAATTTTGGGTTGAAGGTTTAAGTATTTAAGAGTTTTTTTAAAAGGTTCAAAAAAATGTTCGGCGTAGTTTTGGTGGCATCCTTTAGGGTCAGGTATAAGGAAAAGAGGCTGGCCAATGTATTTTTCAAATTTTTGGGGTAAAAAAGGGTAGAGTTTTCTCAAATGATCAAAATCGTCTAAGATAAAATAAAAATTAGCTTTTTTATTTTCTTGTTCAACAAACCAAGACACTATTGAGGCAGTTAAAACTTCTCTTAGGTGACCTATATGAAAAGGACCTGATGGAGTTACTCCAGTAGTAAAGTTATAAGATTTGAGTTTTTTTTCTAAAAGCTGTTGAGCTATTTTTTCTGCCCACATAAATTCTTCTTTAAATTAGAGCTTAAATAATTGTAAGAGATTAAGAGCACAAACTCAAGGGGAGATTAAAAAAGGCTTTATTTTACTTCTAATATCTTTATTTTTTTAATTCCCTTTGGGGTTTTGATTTCTGCGATTTCTCCCCTGCTTTTACCTAAGAGAGCCTGTCCCCAAGGAGAACGGTAAGAGATTTTTCCTTCATTAGGATTAGCTTCTCTGTCGCCTACAATTTCATATTCTTGAGTTTGAGCGCCAAACTGAATTTTGACTTTGGAGCCAATAGTAATAATTCCCTTATTAGAGGCTCGTCTTACAATTTTTGCTTGTACAAGGATATTTTTTAATTCAGCAATTTCTTGCTCCAATAAAGCCTGGCGGCTTCGGGCTTCCTCAAACTCTGCATTTTCAGATATGTCCCCAAATGATTGAGCTTCCTTTATCTCCTCAGTAATTTTCTTTCTTTCTCGTTTTTTGAGTCTTTCCAGCCTTTTTTTAAGCCGCTGATAGGCGGCTGGGGTCAAAAGGATTTGTGCCCGGCGGGTTAATGAGAGTAATCTTTTGCCAATTCTTTTTTTGAACATAAGCTTTCTCTATCTAAAAAAATAATAAATTCATTTTGGCAAAGAGGCTTTTGGCTGTCAATAGTTTGTGATTGATAAAATTAATTCTTTTTGTTAATGTTTGAGCGATGAGGATTTTTGATTTTTATCAAAAGTGGGCAAATCAAAGAGAGATAGGTCGTTTACAAAAAATAGTAGCTGAAATTAATAGATTTGAGCCAGAGGTTAAAAAGCTTAAAGATAAAGATTTTCCTGCTAAGGTCAAAAAGCTTGCGCAAGAGATCAAAAAAGGAAAAGATAGAGATGTTTTGCCTTATGTTTTTGCTTTAGTAAGAGAAGCAGCTTGGCGTACTTTAGGCCAAAGACATTTTGATGAGCAGCTAATGGGGGGGGTTGTTCTTTATGAAGGCAAGATCGCAGAGATGAAAACAGGTGAAGGTAAAACTTTGGCTGCTACTTTACCTTTAACTTTAATGGCTTTAAAAGGAAAAGGGGCGCATTTG is a window encoding:
- the lysS gene encoding lysine--tRNA ligase — its product is MWAEKIAQQLLEKKLKSYNFTTGVTPSGPFHIGHLREVLTASIVSWFVEQENKKANFYFILDDFDHLRKLYPFLPQKFEKYIGQPLFLIPDPKGCHQNYAEHFFEPFKKTLKYLNLQPKIFRASELYKKGAFDPYIETALKNKEKIAEILKKVAKTKIQKNFSPFKPLCPKCHSLVDTEVVKTDFAQKKVQILCHKCGFKGKTNYTSGGGKLMWRLHWLAWWQYFNTSAEPFGKEHASVGSSYDTAKVLMKEIFQKEVPLGIPYDLIYLKGVKGKISSSKGNVVSVKDLTNTLPPEIIKYIILRVLPQKPIFFDPRDALRLSEEIAADIRRFQKNKLSKDKIKLYQYIFNTPNLKKITFVPWGHFILVAQLTQKATQIQKILKKSGAKISLREIKKLIPKALNWVKKYGSKNEKIKLCLSKPPKLSTQEKNFLLDFASQWQKKNLNDSELQNLIYESLKKHNLQAKQGFALIYRIFLNKKSGPRAGLLLNLIGKEKALSFISQITNS
- the greA gene encoding transcription elongation factor GreA, producing MFKKRIGKRLLSLTRRAQILLTPAAYQRLKKRLERLKKRERKKITEEIKEAQSFGDISENAEFEEARSRQALLEQEIAELKNILVQAKIVRRASNKGIITIGSKVKIQFGAQTQEYEIVGDREANPNEGKISYRSPWGQALLGKSRGEIAEIKTPKGIKKIKILEVK